One stretch of Chryseobacterium indologenes DNA includes these proteins:
- a CDS encoding HAMP domain-containing sensor histidine kinase translates to MTLRNRFTLISSLSFGIVSIITSAVIFFAYYDSTKIFYFEKLRNTALISAIYYLEKDELPKDRHAQIKQEYKHLIQNNQVAVYNQNNEVTFGQNLNDKNIKSSHLQAARNNKGTQFMSDNQFYYGIFYPDNQGDFVVFVKSPNDSFQSQIWRLSIIMLSVLIIGLLAIYFLSRYLSKVVYKPISNVVERINKVDYNNISTAITSTNTNDEIEDLIKSYNKLLGRISENVLLQQNFINYVSHEFKTPLAAISGNLEVFAQKDRTPEEYKKVAKESLDNVYEIENILNNLLLMSGMTKLESSHKQVRIDELIWKIYEKLESRAKENHSHITIQLEVAKPALLEFPGNETLLYLALYNIVENAIKYSYSRPVEIILSEKNNQLNIEVKDQGKGIPADDLTKITETFYRGKNVDSIKGSGIGLSLSRSIFDHHHIIMNIDSKVDVGTNVLLVFPSHF, encoded by the coding sequence ATGACGCTTAGGAACAGGTTTACCCTTATTTCCAGCCTTTCGTTTGGCATTGTTTCTATCATTACATCGGCAGTGATATTTTTCGCCTATTATGATAGTACAAAAATATTTTATTTCGAAAAACTTAGAAATACGGCTCTTATTTCTGCGATTTATTATCTTGAAAAAGACGAATTGCCCAAAGACAGACACGCCCAGATTAAACAGGAATATAAACATCTTATTCAGAATAACCAGGTAGCTGTTTATAATCAGAATAATGAAGTGACGTTTGGGCAAAATCTGAATGATAAAAATATTAAATCTTCTCATTTACAAGCTGCCAGAAATAACAAGGGTACTCAGTTTATGTCTGATAATCAGTTTTATTATGGGATTTTTTATCCTGATAATCAAGGTGATTTTGTGGTTTTTGTAAAGTCTCCCAATGATTCATTTCAATCACAAATCTGGAGACTTTCTATCATTATGCTTTCCGTACTGATTATTGGTCTTCTTGCTATTTATTTTCTAAGCCGGTATCTTTCAAAAGTGGTTTATAAACCCATTTCTAATGTTGTAGAACGTATTAATAAAGTAGATTATAATAATATTTCTACGGCAATTACTTCCACCAATACCAATGATGAGATTGAAGACCTGATTAAATCTTATAACAAATTACTGGGAAGGATTTCTGAAAATGTTTTACTACAACAAAACTTTATCAATTATGTATCACACGAATTTAAAACTCCTTTAGCAGCTATTTCCGGAAATCTTGAAGTGTTTGCTCAAAAAGATCGTACTCCCGAAGAATATAAAAAAGTAGCTAAAGAGTCCCTGGATAACGTGTATGAGATTGAAAATATTCTCAATAATCTTTTGCTGATGTCTGGAATGACAAAGCTTGAATCTTCTCATAAACAGGTAAGAATAGATGAACTTATCTGGAAGATTTATGAAAAACTAGAGTCCAGAGCAAAAGAGAACCATTCACATATTACCATACAGCTTGAAGTTGCAAAACCTGCTTTATTAGAATTTCCTGGGAATGAAACTCTTCTTTATCTGGCATTATATAATATTGTAGAAAACGCAATCAAGTATTCCTACAGCCGTCCTGTAGAGATCATCCTATCAGAAAAAAATAATCAATTGAACATTGAAGTGAAGGATCAGGGAAAAGGAATTCCTGCGGATGACCTCACAAAGATCACAGAAACGTTTTACAGAGGCAAAAATGTTGATTCAATTAAAGGAAGTGGTATTGGGCTGTCATTATCAAGAAGTATTTTTGATCATCATCATATTATAATGAATATTGATTCTAAAGTAGATGTGGGCACCAATGTTTTGCTTGTATTTCCTTCTCATTTTTAA
- a CDS encoding TrmH family RNA methyltransferase, whose product MLIESFQNDKIKNVTKLLSDNRFRKKSKVFVVEGQQENERALQYNFEPVEFFISENIFKGTLPEGKIHYVSDKVYEKIAYRGSSEGIIGVYTSKETPLSSYVPKENSTIIIVEGVEKPGNLGAILRSCEAFGIDALIVADGKTDFYNPNVIRSSVGCLFGMEVYQAENEETLEFLKKNSFNIYTTLMDETAEDLYKRDLTQRSAILFGTEHSGLSDFWIGKGQNTLIPMAGSIDSLNLSNAVAITCYESLRQKKG is encoded by the coding sequence ATGTTGATAGAAAGTTTTCAAAACGATAAAATAAAAAATGTCACTAAACTTCTTAGTGATAACAGATTTCGAAAAAAATCAAAAGTTTTTGTAGTAGAAGGACAACAGGAAAATGAAAGGGCCCTGCAATATAATTTTGAGCCTGTAGAATTTTTTATAAGTGAAAATATATTCAAAGGAACACTTCCTGAAGGAAAGATTCATTACGTAAGTGATAAAGTCTATGAAAAAATTGCTTATAGAGGAAGCTCAGAGGGAATCATTGGAGTGTACACATCAAAGGAAACTCCCCTTTCTTCTTATGTTCCCAAAGAAAACTCCACCATTATCATCGTCGAAGGAGTAGAAAAGCCGGGGAATTTAGGAGCTATTCTGAGAAGCTGTGAAGCTTTTGGTATTGATGCCCTTATTGTAGCTGATGGGAAAACTGACTTTTATAATCCGAATGTCATTAGGTCCAGCGTAGGCTGTCTTTTTGGAATGGAAGTTTATCAGGCAGAAAATGAAGAGACATTGGAATTCCTTAAGAAAAACAGTTTCAATATATACACAACATTGATGGATGAAACGGCTGAAGATCTTTATAAAAGAGATTTAACGCAGCGTTCTGCCATATTATTTGGAACAGAACACTCTGGATTAAGTGATTTCTGGATCGGAAAAGGTCAGAATACATTGATTCCGATGGCTGGCAGTATAGATTCTTTAAATTTAAGTAATGCGGTCGCAATAACCTGCTATGAATCTTTAAGACAAAAGAAAGGATAA
- a CDS encoding response regulator transcription factor — protein sequence MNILLVEDDQRISSFLLKGLSEAGYTMTLADSGEKAREILHTYDFDIILMDIMLPGLDGMQLTQIIRFKGNYTPILVLSALNSPDDKIKMLDLGADDYLSKPFHFEELISRIKALTRRNKLSYQKEDQHLSCGNIRIDTDLHKVTQNDVEIELSPTEYKLFTFLMENKNKVLSRTQILHNVWGIDFDNATNVVDVYISYVRNKIDESEQKIIHTVKGTGYLIKD from the coding sequence ATGAATATCTTATTGGTAGAAGACGATCAGAGAATTAGCAGCTTCCTGTTGAAAGGGCTTTCTGAAGCCGGCTACACAATGACGCTTGCAGATTCGGGTGAAAAAGCCAGGGAAATTCTTCATACCTATGATTTTGATATTATATTAATGGATATTATGCTTCCGGGATTGGATGGAATGCAGCTTACCCAGATCATAAGGTTTAAAGGAAATTATACTCCCATTTTAGTACTAAGTGCATTGAACAGTCCTGATGATAAAATTAAAATGTTGGATCTTGGGGCAGATGATTACTTATCCAAGCCATTTCATTTCGAAGAATTGATATCGAGGATCAAAGCTTTAACAAGAAGAAATAAATTAAGCTATCAGAAAGAAGACCAGCATCTTTCCTGTGGTAATATTAGAATTGATACAGATCTTCATAAGGTTACTCAAAATGATGTGGAGATCGAATTGTCTCCTACAGAATACAAGCTGTTTACGTTCCTTATGGAAAATAAAAATAAAGTATTGAGCAGAACTCAGATATTGCATAATGTCTGGGGAATTGATTTTGACAATGCCACGAATGTGGTAGATGTTTACATTTCCTATGTTCGTAACAAGATTGATGAATCTGAACAGAAAATTATTCACACTGTAAAAGGAACGGGATATTTAATTAAAGATTAA
- a CDS encoding efflux RND transporter periplasmic adaptor subunit, translating to MKMNTTKYIAVIYLSAMVTLTGCKDQKQANEVEKGYCISKELKKDIKLAKAEMLPIEESITLTGEVESNSDKTVPFVSLVDGVVTDTYFSLGDYVKKGQILATVKSTAVNEMQDDTQTLQAQLAVAKRKLASVEAMYKDDIASQKDLQEARAEVTILQSNISKTQKNMQLYSAGGSTLQIKAPADGYVISKNVSKGMPVTAGGDQLFTISNLDKVWVMANVYATNMRHVYVDQPVVVKTLAYPDDSFPGKINNISQVFNENERVLKAKIIMDNNGMKLRPGMSADVVLPVNSQNKTALAIPAKALIFDNNQSYVVVYKKDCELEIRPVTEIASNSQYIYVEGNLKQGENVIASNGLLIYENLKNQLNNSKK from the coding sequence ATGAAAATGAACACTACTAAATATATCGCAGTAATTTATCTGTCTGCTATGGTAACACTTACGGGGTGTAAAGATCAGAAGCAGGCCAACGAAGTTGAAAAAGGATATTGTATAAGCAAAGAACTTAAAAAAGATATTAAACTGGCTAAAGCAGAAATGCTTCCTATTGAAGAAAGTATCACCCTTACCGGAGAAGTGGAAAGTAATTCTGATAAAACAGTTCCCTTTGTAAGCCTTGTGGACGGAGTTGTTACTGATACGTATTTCTCTCTTGGAGATTATGTAAAAAAAGGACAGATCCTGGCGACTGTAAAAAGTACTGCAGTTAATGAGATGCAGGATGATACCCAAACATTACAGGCTCAGCTTGCAGTTGCTAAAAGAAAATTGGCATCGGTAGAAGCGATGTATAAAGATGATATTGCTTCTCAGAAAGATCTTCAGGAAGCAAGGGCAGAAGTAACGATTTTGCAGTCTAATATTTCTAAAACCCAAAAGAACATGCAATTGTATTCTGCAGGAGGAAGTACCCTACAAATTAAAGCTCCTGCTGATGGGTATGTTATTTCCAAAAATGTTTCTAAGGGAATGCCTGTCACTGCCGGTGGTGACCAGTTGTTTACGATTTCTAATCTGGATAAAGTATGGGTGATGGCAAATGTGTATGCTACCAATATGAGACATGTATACGTAGATCAGCCTGTAGTTGTAAAAACGTTGGCTTATCCGGATGACAGCTTTCCAGGGAAGATCAATAATATATCCCAGGTTTTTAATGAAAATGAAAGAGTGCTGAAAGCCAAAATCATTATGGATAATAACGGGATGAAACTAAGGCCGGGAATGTCCGCAGATGTTGTATTGCCTGTGAATTCACAAAATAAAACAGCGCTGGCGATTCCTGCAAAAGCTTTGATCTTCGATAATAATCAAAGTTATGTAGTGGTGTATAAAAAAGACTGCGAACTGGAAATAAGACCAGTAACGGAGATTGCTTCGAACAGCCAATATATATATGTGGAAGGAAATCTGAAACAGGGTGAAAATGTAATAGCTTCCAATGGATTGTTGATTTATGAGAACCTGAAAAACCAATTAAATAACTCTAAGAAGTAA
- a CDS encoding CPBP family intramembrane glutamic endopeptidase: protein MSKNIRFISIFILGFTAYYFFDLFCFKSIQFYSKDLFQNKAIAHVIAYTITLIPLLITAKVLFPEKKITYIFSLDQSISKGFILSFIGTLPMLIGYLMHFNISHTIHYQSLFINTISSAFFEEIIFRAFLIGILFRFTKLGFLSSIFLGSLLFAQVHLYQSQDTVELIQIFAITFLGSVFFSWAYFEQKFNLWMAIFLHSFMNMYWELFNVSENVSGNTYGNLYKIFSIILVVALTVFYKRKRGQPLLITWKNLFIKSKEVQS, encoded by the coding sequence ATGAGTAAAAACATTCGCTTTATTTCAATCTTCATTCTAGGGTTCACAGCCTATTATTTTTTTGATCTTTTTTGCTTTAAAAGCATTCAGTTCTATTCAAAAGATCTGTTTCAGAATAAGGCTATAGCCCACGTTATTGCTTATACTATAACATTAATTCCATTACTTATCACCGCAAAGGTTTTATTTCCTGAAAAAAAAATTACGTATATATTTTCTTTAGATCAATCTATTAGCAAAGGGTTCATTTTATCATTTATCGGAACACTGCCAATGCTTATAGGATACTTGATGCATTTCAATATCTCACATACCATACATTATCAGTCTCTATTCATTAACACTATCTCTTCAGCATTCTTCGAAGAAATCATTTTCAGGGCATTTCTTATTGGTATTCTGTTCAGATTTACAAAACTTGGATTTTTATCTTCCATATTCTTGGGATCATTATTGTTTGCACAGGTACACTTATACCAGAGTCAGGATACGGTTGAACTGATTCAAATCTTTGCCATTACATTTCTTGGTTCAGTTTTCTTTTCATGGGCTTATTTTGAACAGAAATTCAATCTTTGGATGGCCATATTTCTGCACTCCTTTATGAATATGTATTGGGAATTATTCAACGTATCAGAAAATGTTTCCGGAAATACCTATGGTAACCTCTATAAAATATTCTCTATTATTCTCGTTGTAGCACTTACTGTATTCTATAAAAGAAAAAGAGGTCAGCCACTTCTGATTACATGGAAAAACCTTTTTATAAAATCGAAAGAAGTTCAATCATAA
- a CDS encoding TolC family protein, producing the protein MKKIFFTLFYIHCFSFFSAQISDTLKISRKEAETIFLANNLDLIAQKLEISQAEARALQAKYWPNPKLSISEVNLWRTYDIEEQPALIGNWGKNSQISAEIEQVIQTAGKRRKNIELQKIEVEGEKYELQEVLRELKKTLRNSITEILYNQEQQKIYQGQIASIEKLTKSYNNQLALGNISKAEYIRLKAQEIEFKKKLVSLKQEIEDQQAELKALLMIPSHSYLVISDSFTMPEKQLSEVELAQWMEKAKENRPDILIAKNKEKHAAKNLEIQNAMKTPDVAVSIGYDRGGNIMKDFIGLGVSVDLPIFDRNKGNIQEARLEIEKSKNETRKNQLKSENEIVSVFRNYIRTQQVSEEIDDTYESTLDGLLVSHEKNFRLRNISMLEYMDFLDTYIGNKMVILDTKKELNQYYENLQYVVGQDL; encoded by the coding sequence TTGAAGAAGATTTTTTTTACACTATTTTATATTCATTGTTTCAGTTTCTTTTCAGCGCAAATTTCAGATACTCTGAAGATCAGCAGAAAGGAGGCTGAAACTATTTTTCTGGCCAATAACCTTGATCTTATTGCTCAGAAACTAGAGATTTCTCAGGCAGAGGCCAGAGCACTTCAGGCTAAATACTGGCCTAATCCCAAGTTAAGCATCAGTGAAGTAAACCTTTGGAGAACCTATGATATTGAAGAGCAACCTGCGCTGATCGGAAACTGGGGGAAGAACAGCCAGATTTCTGCTGAAATAGAGCAGGTGATTCAGACTGCAGGAAAGAGACGGAAAAATATCGAACTGCAAAAAATAGAAGTGGAGGGTGAAAAATATGAATTACAGGAAGTATTGAGAGAGCTAAAAAAGACCTTAAGAAATTCGATTACTGAAATTCTATATAATCAGGAACAGCAGAAAATATATCAGGGACAAATTGCTTCGATCGAGAAATTGACAAAATCTTATAATAATCAATTAGCCTTAGGGAACATTAGTAAGGCTGAATATATCCGTTTGAAGGCTCAGGAAATTGAATTCAAGAAAAAACTCGTTTCATTAAAGCAGGAAATAGAAGACCAGCAGGCAGAACTCAAGGCTTTACTGATGATTCCATCTCATTCCTATCTCGTAATTTCAGATTCATTTACCATGCCAGAGAAACAGCTTTCAGAAGTCGAACTGGCACAATGGATGGAAAAAGCAAAAGAAAATCGTCCGGATATTCTGATTGCTAAAAATAAAGAAAAGCATGCTGCCAAAAATCTTGAAATCCAAAATGCAATGAAAACTCCTGATGTAGCAGTTTCAATTGGTTATGACCGTGGCGGAAATATCATGAAAGACTTTATAGGCCTGGGGGTTTCGGTTGACCTTCCCATTTTCGATAGAAATAAAGGAAATATTCAGGAAGCCAGACTCGAAATCGAGAAAAGTAAAAATGAAACCCGTAAAAATCAGCTGAAATCTGAGAATGAAATTGTTTCTGTTTTCAGAAATTATATCCGTACCCAACAAGTTTCAGAGGAAATTGATGATACCTACGAATCTACACTGGACGGTTTATTGGTAAGCCATGAAAAAAACTTTAGACTGAGAAACATCAGTATGCTGGAGTATATGGATTTTCTGGATACCTATATCGGCAATAAAATGGTTATTCTGGATACTAAAAAAGAGCTTAACCAATACTATGAAAACCTGCAATATGTTGTAGGACAGGATTTATAA
- a CDS encoding LytTR family DNA-binding domain-containing protein — translation MRPFSFQTLKSYAYPKSDSFTEILFSSVGAGITVYLFLIIFQPFGTENFHHPYKYLLLFPYTLIFGIVFFISSLYTSRFNNWNIVSELLKIFLVLLLGSVLSYFYNSLFISHVMLSFENYIYMFLYSMAIGIPVSIIYILSRYIYLKRTHENTAKDISQHLSYKTEYIPNKTLTISANNLKLTLAEHDFLCAQSMENYCALYFSENGLVKKKFIRISLSELLKQTETNTIQKCHRSYIVNLDKVESLRGNAQGYKLILPKIDFEIPVSRSFIPQIIPQLQQ, via the coding sequence ATGAGACCGTTTTCATTTCAGACATTAAAATCGTATGCTTATCCAAAGTCTGATTCCTTCACTGAAATTCTTTTTTCATCTGTAGGAGCAGGCATTACAGTATATCTTTTTCTAATCATTTTTCAGCCATTTGGAACAGAAAACTTTCATCACCCATACAAATACCTTCTTCTTTTTCCTTATACCCTTATTTTTGGTATTGTATTCTTCATTTCAAGTCTATACACCTCCCGGTTCAACAATTGGAACATTGTATCAGAACTATTAAAAATATTTTTAGTTCTGTTGCTGGGCTCAGTTCTTTCCTATTTTTATAATTCACTATTTATTAGTCATGTAATGCTGAGCTTTGAAAATTATATCTATATGTTTCTTTATTCCATGGCCATAGGAATACCTGTTTCTATTATTTATATTCTTTCAAGGTATATTTATTTAAAAAGGACTCATGAAAACACAGCCAAGGATATTTCACAGCACCTATCTTATAAAACAGAATATATTCCTAATAAAACCCTTACTATTTCAGCCAATAATCTAAAACTGACACTTGCTGAGCATGATTTTCTTTGCGCACAATCTATGGAAAACTATTGTGCTTTATATTTTTCTGAAAATGGTCTGGTTAAAAAAAAGTTTATCAGAATAAGTTTATCAGAACTTTTAAAACAAACTGAAACCAACACAATTCAAAAATGCCATCGCTCTTACATTGTCAATTTAGATAAAGTAGAAAGCCTTAGAGGAAATGCACAGGGGTATAAACTTATTCTACCCAAAATAGATTTTGAGATTCCGGTTTCAAGAAGTTTTATTCCACAAATTATCCCTCAATTGCAACAATAG
- the rmuC gene encoding DNA recombination protein RmuC: MTYLIIGCIVGGALGAIILYFALKSSTVSRSSYDELNFLHIKNKSDLENSNTKIQELGQNLSKEKELNIQQQDLLNDLKNEFARLSAQHSSLNSQFQEQKQLILKQDFQIEALIAEKQDFFAKNSELSAQNDSLQKSLNTQKEEITKIQEESKLQFENLANKILEEKTEKFTTLNQNNLKNILDPFQEKIIDLKNRVNEAYEKENKERFSLAEKVKELAELNQQISEDAKKLTRALKGESKTQGNWGEMILESILEKSGLVKGREYFLEHELRDEDNKALFSEFSGKKMRPDAVVKYPDERNVIIDSKVSLTAFTELVDETDQDIYMMKLNQHLSSIKNHIMQLSQKAYDDYGKSLDFVMMFIPSEPAYIAAMQADQNLWNYAYERRILLLNPSNLITSLKLIADLWKREYQNKNALEIAERGARLYDKFVGFVDNLEKVGRNLDLAKNVYNDAYKQLYTGNDNLVIQTQKLKSLGIKNKKDLPQSLIDNSNLIE, translated from the coding sequence ATGACCTATTTAATTATTGGATGTATTGTTGGTGGAGCCTTGGGAGCCATTATTTTATATTTTGCCCTGAAATCGTCTACGGTTTCAAGAAGCTCTTATGATGAACTCAATTTCTTGCATATTAAAAATAAATCAGATCTGGAGAATTCGAATACAAAAATCCAGGAACTCGGCCAGAACCTTAGTAAAGAAAAAGAACTCAATATCCAGCAACAGGATCTTCTCAATGATCTTAAAAATGAATTTGCCAGACTCTCTGCTCAGCATTCTTCATTGAACAGTCAATTTCAGGAACAAAAACAGCTAATATTGAAACAGGATTTCCAGATAGAAGCTCTTATCGCCGAGAAACAGGATTTCTTTGCTAAAAATTCGGAGCTTTCTGCACAGAATGATAGTCTTCAAAAATCACTGAATACCCAAAAAGAAGAAATCACTAAAATACAGGAAGAATCCAAGCTTCAGTTTGAGAATCTGGCCAACAAAATATTAGAAGAAAAAACAGAAAAATTCACCACTTTAAATCAAAATAATCTAAAAAATATCCTTGACCCCTTCCAGGAAAAAATTATAGATTTAAAAAACAGAGTGAATGAAGCCTATGAGAAGGAAAATAAAGAACGCTTCTCTCTTGCTGAAAAAGTAAAAGAACTTGCCGAACTCAATCAGCAAATCTCCGAAGATGCCAAAAAATTAACCAGAGCACTGAAAGGGGAAAGCAAAACCCAGGGAAACTGGGGGGAAATGATTCTAGAAAGCATCCTTGAAAAGTCAGGATTAGTAAAAGGAAGAGAATATTTTCTGGAACACGAACTTCGTGATGAAGACAACAAAGCTTTGTTCTCTGAATTTTCCGGAAAAAAAATGCGTCCTGATGCGGTTGTAAAATACCCGGATGAAAGAAATGTCATTATTGATTCTAAAGTTTCTCTTACTGCATTTACGGAATTAGTGGATGAAACCGATCAGGATATTTATATGATGAAACTTAACCAACATTTAAGTTCCATCAAAAACCATATTATGCAACTTAGTCAAAAAGCTTATGATGATTATGGAAAATCCCTGGATTTCGTGATGATGTTCATTCCTAGTGAACCTGCTTATATTGCAGCCATGCAGGCAGATCAAAACCTTTGGAACTACGCCTATGAAAGAAGAATTCTTTTACTAAATCCAAGCAATCTGATTACCTCCTTAAAACTAATTGCAGATCTTTGGAAACGTGAATATCAAAACAAAAATGCCCTCGAAATTGCTGAAAGAGGAGCACGATTATATGATAAATTTGTAGGATTTGTCGATAACCTTGAAAAAGTGGGCCGGAACCTTGACCTTGCCAAGAATGTTTACAATGATGCCTACAAACAGCTTTATACAGGAAATGACAACCTTGTGATCCAGACTCAAAAACTGAAATCATTAGGGATTAAAAATAAAAAAGACCTGCCTCAAAGTCTTATTGACAATAGTAATCTGATAGAATAA